A stretch of the Planktothricoides raciborskii GIHE-MW2 genome encodes the following:
- a CDS encoding tetratricopeptide repeat protein encodes MKYSHLSVLTVGMLLGQDLMGQARANPLCPSQSLLDNSSPEFNHCLPNPAANYAPDLMASISLPETLNSPIHAGGLDPSNAENTQLVSWLNSPYFSKNQHLSHGQMTGLSTLLLNFILSPIGAIAFLWLIKPWIIQNIIKEIRQEISELGELELQLSKASQKAEMLSKIFQSKLETLASGYEQEVGKFRNQLNQQGLSAQQFESIKSDWLTQLQHLVLEVYDARDKALEKIAKIHPDTLMQKLSDQFYQHYENRPLNPQSQGLVNSGKVKVEDYLHQGNQLSQQGYYADAVLAYNQAISLNPNHAEAWYNRGQALGCLQQYSEALAAYDRAIALQPERADFWVNRGHILVRLQQHSEAIASYDKAIALQPNNSEYWQQKGSLLARLQKYAEALTAYEKASLLAPEKYEVWHLKGNLLAKLQQTEQAAIAYKQAVIIDQKKYESWYNLGNALGQLQRYVESVNAYNQAIALRNDDYKVWHNRGFMLGKMQQYEAAISSYQKAITLNQQNYESWYNRGNLLEQLHRYNEAIASYDKAIEIKPDDPRLWYNCGKLLEKLQRFEEAVASYKRAINIQPEQAEEARLSLNYLMAKLHHEAAA; translated from the coding sequence ATGAAATACTCTCATTTAAGCGTGCTAACGGTTGGTATGTTACTGGGTCAAGATTTGATGGGTCAAGCCCGTGCAAATCCCCTTTGTCCTAGTCAAAGCCTATTGGATAATTCATCCCCTGAATTTAATCATTGTTTGCCTAATCCAGCCGCAAATTATGCCCCAGATTTAATGGCATCGATTAGTTTGCCAGAAACGCTGAATTCCCCCATCCATGCTGGTGGTTTAGACCCATCTAATGCCGAAAATACCCAATTAGTCAGTTGGTTAAATTCTCCATATTTCAGTAAAAATCAACATTTGTCTCATGGGCAGATGACTGGGTTAAGCACTTTGCTGTTGAATTTTATTTTATCCCCCATTGGGGCGATCGCGTTTTTGTGGCTGATTAAACCTTGGATTATTCAGAATATTATCAAAGAAATTCGCCAAGAAATTTCTGAATTAGGAGAATTAGAGTTACAACTGAGTAAGGCTAGTCAAAAAGCGGAAATGTTATCAAAAATTTTTCAATCTAAGTTAGAAACTTTAGCCTCCGGGTATGAGCAAGAGGTTGGTAAATTTCGCAATCAACTGAATCAGCAAGGTTTATCGGCTCAACAGTTTGAATCGATTAAATCTGACTGGTTGACCCAGTTACAACATCTAGTATTAGAAGTGTATGATGCCAGAGATAAAGCTTTAGAAAAAATTGCCAAAATTCATCCCGATACTTTAATGCAGAAACTTTCCGACCAATTTTATCAGCACTATGAAAATCGCCCACTAAACCCTCAAAGTCAGGGTTTAGTGAATTCAGGGAAAGTGAAGGTTGAAGATTATCTTCATCAAGGCAATCAACTGTCGCAGCAAGGCTATTATGCTGATGCGGTACTTGCCTATAATCAAGCGATTTCCCTGAATCCGAATCATGCTGAAGCTTGGTATAATCGGGGGCAGGCTTTGGGCTGTTTACAACAATATTCCGAAGCATTAGCGGCTTACGATCGCGCGATCGCCCTGCAACCGGAACGGGCAGACTTTTGGGTAAATCGGGGGCATATTTTAGTTAGATTACAACAGCATTCAGAAGCGATCGCCTCTTATGACAAAGCAATTGCCCTGCAACCAAATAATTCTGAATATTGGCAGCAGAAAGGCAGTTTATTAGCCCGGTTACAAAAATATGCTGAAGCCCTGACCGCTTATGAAAAAGCAAGTTTATTAGCACCTGAAAAATATGAAGTTTGGCATTTAAAAGGCAATTTATTAGCCAAGTTGCAACAAACAGAACAAGCGGCGATCGCCTACAAACAAGCGGTGATTATCGACCAGAAAAAATATGAATCTTGGTATAATTTAGGCAACGCTTTGGGTCAATTGCAGCGATATGTTGAATCCGTCAACGCTTATAATCAAGCCATTGCACTGAGAAATGATGATTATAAAGTGTGGCATAACCGAGGCTTTATGCTGGGAAAAATGCAGCAGTATGAAGCAGCGATCTCTTCATACCAAAAAGCCATCACCCTCAACCAGCAAAATTATGAATCCTGGTATAATCGGGGCAATTTATTAGAACAGTTGCACCGATATAATGAAGCGATCGCCTCCTATGATAAGGCGATCGAAATTAAACCCGACGACCCAAGACTTTGGTATAACTGCGGCAAACTATTAGAAAAATTGCAAAGATTTGAAGAAGCCGTGGCTTCTTATAAACGGGCGATTAATATTCAACCAGAACAAGCCGAAGAAGCGCGATTAAGTCTGAACTATTTAATGGCCAAACTGCACCATGAAGCCGCCGCGTAG
- a CDS encoding phage/plasmid primase, P4 family, translating to MSTQSISKAETIMKISQPDKILFDLSSSNNFTTKDELVNLFKGAHPLIPDDLLEWMAADLSASAIAPEIALANFEPVWDNKKIAQFLGWKAYKGEPGWLSGDSLERQFKPMKPLLLDGKPAKYLTSKGGYDAALLKGIDWDAIADDPTKPIIITEGAKKAASLISQGLIAVSLPGVNMGHLKGGCGTKLVPGLDLLARSGRHFCIAFDADIVSKPEVRSALKSLAETLINKDCTVSIWTWDISIGKGIDDVIANGKHNQVKETQHDVWLKKLEKQFNSESRKGDSKRSAVRKNDNNFADEIAEEYQGKLIWESYPSRWMMYGKEQNGMWSEIHSDSVNRMIVSYLDVNNEAYTDKKVKSISALLRIKLSTDNWKMSPDLIPYRDGVFDLKTNQLKSHSPGYCFTWQLPYPYQSQNDNWKKIDEWLDFATQNNQRNKQTLIAYMAATLRGRSDLQKFLYLQGHGGSGKGTFIRLLVDLIGKNNIHSSSLSDWNGNRFETANAYQKRLTVFPDEDSKVNNYAKFLKLTGQDDLRAEEKGKKAFCYRYDGMVVMASNKSVFVGGASSAIARRMILVQFNAKVNPTQVRDLNADFQDELPALSRYLLSLDDRWISRTLKGDSSCTKLITSDSWETQFNSDGLAAWFDECVVVDQEGQEQIGSKKADSTSSLRDCTTLYESYTLYCYQNNYQPKNSRNFSADLLELAQCTLGLDIKKQRNQSYRVITGLRLRNFQSDTKIPTYGEILESANEAHHHAMSDEMSDGMSGEMSGETLAVTEDVGCVGSSDTSFPGENTAVTKTETSTSDETNSIRKEVTFCTTFLIQELEKHGVSSEEVQSKLTKWYGVKYRPQLNIQQLVDFSEKLRTWLKNLRSHS from the coding sequence ATGTCTACTCAATCTATCTCTAAAGCAGAAACGATCATGAAAATTTCCCAGCCTGACAAAATTCTATTTGACTTAAGCTCAAGTAATAATTTTACCACTAAAGATGAGCTTGTCAACCTATTTAAAGGTGCTCATCCATTGATTCCAGATGATTTACTGGAATGGATGGCGGCAGATTTAAGCGCCAGCGCGATCGCCCCTGAAATCGCCTTAGCCAATTTTGAACCAGTTTGGGACAACAAAAAAATTGCACAGTTCCTAGGCTGGAAAGCTTATAAAGGGGAACCAGGTTGGCTGAGTGGTGATTCTTTGGAACGGCAATTTAAGCCCATGAAACCGCTTCTTCTGGATGGCAAACCAGCCAAGTACCTTACTTCCAAGGGCGGCTATGATGCGGCATTGCTTAAGGGGATTGACTGGGATGCGATCGCTGACGACCCCACAAAACCTATTATCATCACTGAAGGTGCCAAAAAAGCAGCAAGTTTAATCAGTCAAGGACTGATAGCTGTTTCCTTGCCCGGTGTTAATATGGGACATCTTAAAGGGGGATGCGGCACAAAGCTTGTCCCTGGTCTTGACCTTTTGGCTAGATCAGGACGACATTTTTGCATAGCTTTTGATGCGGATATCGTCAGTAAGCCAGAAGTGAGAAGCGCACTTAAAAGTCTTGCTGAAACACTCATCAACAAAGATTGCACCGTGAGTATTTGGACCTGGGATATCTCAATCGGTAAAGGTATAGATGATGTAATTGCTAACGGAAAACACAACCAAGTGAAAGAAACTCAACACGATGTCTGGTTAAAAAAACTGGAGAAGCAGTTTAACTCCGAGTCCCGGAAAGGTGACTCAAAGCGTTCTGCCGTCCGAAAAAATGACAATAATTTTGCTGATGAGATTGCCGAAGAATACCAAGGCAAACTTATCTGGGAATCTTACCCTAGCCGTTGGATGATGTATGGCAAAGAGCAGAACGGGATGTGGTCAGAAATTCACTCCGATTCTGTCAACCGCATGATCGTGTCTTATCTGGATGTCAATAATGAGGCTTACACAGATAAAAAAGTTAAATCAATTTCTGCCTTGCTAAGAATAAAACTCAGCACCGATAATTGGAAGATGTCGCCCGACCTGATCCCATATCGTGATGGAGTTTTTGACCTTAAAACCAACCAACTTAAATCCCATTCCCCTGGTTATTGTTTTACGTGGCAATTGCCCTACCCATATCAGTCTCAAAATGACAACTGGAAAAAAATTGATGAGTGGCTAGATTTCGCTACTCAAAACAACCAACGAAATAAACAAACTTTAATCGCTTACATGGCGGCCACTTTGCGTGGACGTTCAGACTTGCAAAAGTTTCTGTATTTACAGGGGCATGGTGGTAGTGGTAAAGGGACTTTTATTCGGTTGCTTGTTGACCTCATTGGTAAAAATAATATCCATTCCAGCAGCCTGAGTGACTGGAATGGCAACCGCTTTGAGACCGCCAATGCCTATCAGAAACGTCTTACGGTGTTCCCGGATGAAGACAGCAAAGTAAACAACTATGCTAAATTTCTCAAGCTGACGGGTCAGGATGATTTAAGAGCAGAGGAAAAAGGAAAAAAAGCATTTTGTTATCGATATGACGGAATGGTCGTCATGGCATCGAACAAATCTGTGTTTGTGGGGGGTGCCAGCAGTGCGATCGCGCGTCGAATGATTCTCGTTCAGTTCAATGCAAAAGTTAACCCCACTCAGGTACGTGACCTTAACGCTGACTTCCAAGATGAACTTCCTGCGCTCTCTCGTTACTTGCTGAGTCTGGATGACAGATGGATATCCCGTACTCTCAAGGGGGACAGCAGTTGTACAAAATTGATTACGTCAGATTCATGGGAAACTCAATTTAATTCTGATGGCCTAGCTGCATGGTTTGACGAGTGCGTGGTCGTAGATCAAGAAGGCCAGGAACAAATTGGCAGCAAAAAAGCTGACTCAACGAGCAGTCTGCGAGACTGCACTACGCTTTACGAGAGTTACACTTTGTATTGCTATCAAAACAACTATCAACCCAAAAACAGTCGAAATTTTAGCGCTGATTTACTTGAATTAGCGCAGTGTACCTTGGGTCTAGATATCAAAAAACAACGCAACCAATCTTACCGTGTTATTACAGGATTGCGTTTACGCAATTTCCAATCTGACACGAAAATCCCCACTTACGGCGAAATATTAGAATCTGCCAACGAAGCTCATCACCACGCCATGTCGGATGAAATGTCGGATGGAATGTCGGGTGAAATGTCGGGTGAAACCCTTGCTGTGACTGAAGATGTCGGGTGTGTCGGGTCAAGCGACACTTCTTTTCCTGGTGAAAATACGGCGGTCACAAAAACAGAGACAAGCACTTCTGATGAAACTAACTCGATCAGGAAAGAAGTGACTTTTTGCACAACATTTCTCATCCAAGAACTTGAAAAGCATGGAGTCTCATCAGAAGAAGTTCAAAGTAAGCTGACAAAGTGGTATGGAGTAAAATATCGCCCACAACTTAACATTCAGCAGTTAGTTGACTTTAGCGAGAAGTTGCGTACTTGGCTCAAAAATTTGCGATCGCATTCTTAG
- a CDS encoding PAS domain-containing protein produces MVFTQVNDYCDRQSGSEVKENHSKNRVSNSRSHPWKTFDVKHEAFREPTMSNSSSNYPEKKSPENGYLTIDSDPEKTNQISAADPEFLELEAFLPTLASQLPDAPGMEQLNAWKQALGWLSTLRQASRVLMAAIAPETFRVTYANDYFCRFFGLSSTSTGFLHQEITLFDLFSNLEEAKVRQWYRRHLLYQFLRQRYAIDGHKPAMNTL; encoded by the coding sequence GTGGTTTTTACCCAGGTGAATGATTATTGCGATCGCCAGTCCGGGAGTGAAGTCAAGGAAAATCACTCAAAAAATCGAGTCAGCAATTCGCGATCGCACCCTTGGAAAACTTTTGATGTCAAACATGAAGCGTTCAGGGAACCCACTATGTCTAATTCTTCATCCAATTATCCAGAAAAGAAAAGCCCAGAAAATGGCTATCTAACCATTGATTCCGATCCAGAGAAAACAAACCAAATATCCGCAGCGGATCCAGAATTTTTAGAGTTGGAAGCATTTTTGCCTACTTTAGCCTCGCAACTCCCCGATGCCCCAGGTATGGAGCAACTCAACGCCTGGAAGCAAGCCCTAGGGTGGCTGAGTACCTTACGGCAAGCGAGTCGAGTCTTGATGGCCGCGATCGCCCCAGAGACTTTTCGCGTCACTTATGCCAATGATTATTTTTGCCGGTTTTTTGGCCTTTCCTCCACCAGCACAGGTTTTCTCCACCAAGAAATTACTTTATTCGATCTATTTAGCAATTTAGAAGAAGCAAAAGTGCGGCAATGGTATCGCCGCCATTTGCTTTATCAATTTCTCCGGCAACGATATGCCATTGACGGCCACAAACCAGCAATGAATACACTATAA